From one Pseudoliparis swirei isolate HS2019 ecotype Mariana Trench chromosome 5, NWPU_hadal_v1, whole genome shotgun sequence genomic stretch:
- the ankrd29 gene encoding ankyrin repeat domain-containing protein 29 isoform X1, translated as MSFKKETPLANAVFWAARSGNAALLQLLLNSGRVDADCRDSCGTTALMVASYSGHHACARDLIMQGADINYQREAGSTALFFAAQQGHDDVVKLLFEFGASTDFQTKDGGTALTAASQHGRSKVVETLLKNGANVHDQLNDGATPLFLAAQEGHVTVIRQLLSSGAKVNQSREDGTAALWMAAQMGHGEAVRVLLLRGADRDADRQDGSTPLFKAAFKGHNGVIEELLKFSPSVGILKNGSTALHAAVMGGNLQTVLLLLRANADPSVPNQNNELPADLTKSDRILKALRPKVMNGES; from the exons ATGTCGTTCAAG AAGGAAACGCCCCTGGCCAACGCCGTGTTCTGGGCCGCGCGCAGCGGGAACGCGgctctgctgcagctgctgctcaaCAGCGGGCGCGTGGACGCGGACTGCAGAGACAGT TGCGGAACGACGGCGCTGATGGTGGCGTCCTACAGCGGCCACCACGCGTGCGCCAGAGACCTCATCATGCAGGGCGCCGACATCAACTACCAGAGAGAG gcgGGTTCCACTGCCCTGTTCTTCGCCGCCCAGCAGGGTCACGACGACGTGGTGAAGCTGCTCTTTGAATTCGGCGCCTCCACCGACTTCCAGACGAAG GACGGCGGCACGGCGCTCACCGCCGCCTCCCAGCACGGACGCTCCAAGGTGGTGGAGACGCTGTTGAAGAACGGAGCCAACGTCCACGACCAGCTGAac GACGGCGCCACCCCTCTGTTCCTCGCCGCTCAGGAGGGTCACGTGACCGTGATTCGTCAGCTGTTGTCATCCGGAGCGAAGGTCAACCAATCGAGGGAG GATGGCACCGCCGCCCTGTGGATGGCGGCTCAGATGGGCCACGGCGAGGCGGTGAGGGTGCTCCTCCTACGGGGAGCAGACCGGgacgcagacagacag GACGGATCAACGCCGTTATTCAAAGCTGCTTTTAAGGGACACAACGGCGTCATCGAGGAGCTTCTCAAGTTTTCTCCTTCAGTTGGAATCCTCAAG AACGGCTCGACGGCTCTTCACGCCGCCGTGATGGGCGGAAACCTGCAGAccgtcctcctgctgctcagAGCCAACGCCGACCCCTCGGTACCCAACCAG AATAACGAACTCCCTGCAGATCTCACAAAGAGCGATCGCATCCTGAAGGCGTTGCGTCCAAAAGTCATGAACGGAGAGAGCTGA
- the ankrd29 gene encoding ankyrin repeat domain-containing protein 29 isoform X2 → MVASYSGHHACARDLIMQGADINYQREAGSTALFFAAQQGHDDVVKLLFEFGASTDFQTKDGGTALTAASQHGRSKVVETLLKNGANVHDQLNDGATPLFLAAQEGHVTVIRQLLSSGAKVNQSREDGTAALWMAAQMGHGEAVRVLLLRGADRDADRQDGSTPLFKAAFKGHNGVIEELLKFSPSVGILKNGSTALHAAVMGGNLQTVLLLLRANADPSVPNQNNELPADLTKSDRILKALRPKVMNGES, encoded by the exons ATGGTGGCGTCCTACAGCGGCCACCACGCGTGCGCCAGAGACCTCATCATGCAGGGCGCCGACATCAACTACCAGAGAGAG gcgGGTTCCACTGCCCTGTTCTTCGCCGCCCAGCAGGGTCACGACGACGTGGTGAAGCTGCTCTTTGAATTCGGCGCCTCCACCGACTTCCAGACGAAG GACGGCGGCACGGCGCTCACCGCCGCCTCCCAGCACGGACGCTCCAAGGTGGTGGAGACGCTGTTGAAGAACGGAGCCAACGTCCACGACCAGCTGAac GACGGCGCCACCCCTCTGTTCCTCGCCGCTCAGGAGGGTCACGTGACCGTGATTCGTCAGCTGTTGTCATCCGGAGCGAAGGTCAACCAATCGAGGGAG GATGGCACCGCCGCCCTGTGGATGGCGGCTCAGATGGGCCACGGCGAGGCGGTGAGGGTGCTCCTCCTACGGGGAGCAGACCGGgacgcagacagacag GACGGATCAACGCCGTTATTCAAAGCTGCTTTTAAGGGACACAACGGCGTCATCGAGGAGCTTCTCAAGTTTTCTCCTTCAGTTGGAATCCTCAAG AACGGCTCGACGGCTCTTCACGCCGCCGTGATGGGCGGAAACCTGCAGAccgtcctcctgctgctcagAGCCAACGCCGACCCCTCGGTACCCAACCAG AATAACGAACTCCCTGCAGATCTCACAAAGAGCGATCGCATCCTGAAGGCGTTGCGTCCAAAAGTCATGAACGGAGAGAGCTGA
- the LOC130194476 gene encoding vacuolar protein sorting-associated protein 4B-like, translating to MANLQKAIDLASKAAAEDKAQNYEEALRCYQNAVQYFLHVVKYEAQGERAAQSIRAKCLEYLDRAEQLKEYLKKKENAPPAKPVKESDDKGDESGDDAEKKKFENQLSGAIIMEKPNIKWEDVAGLEGAKEALKEAVILPIKFPHLFQGKRTPWRGILLFGPPGTGKSYLAKAVATEAGNSTFFSISSSDLVSKWLGESEKLVKCLFTLAREHRPSIIFIDEIDSLCGSRSENESEAARRIKTEFLVQMQGVGNNNEGVLVLGATNIPWTLDSAIRRRFEKRIYIPLPEAHARSFMFKLHLGSTPSTLTEADYVTLGQKTAGYSGADISVIVRDALMQPVRKVQSSTHFKKVRGSSWNNPDVVVDDLLTPCSPGDPNAIEMTWMEVSGEKLLEPVVCMPDMLRSLATTKPTVNDQDLDKLKKFTEDFGQEG from the exons ATGGCTAATTTACAG AAAGCGATCGATCTCGCCAGCAAAGCTGCAGCGGAGGACAAAGCCCAGAACTACGAGGAGGCGCTGAGATGTTACCAGAACGCCGTCCAGTACTTCCTCCACGTGGTCAAGT ACGAGGCTCAGGGCGAGCGGGCGGCGCAGAGCATCCGGGCGAAGTGCCTGGAATACCTGGACCGAGCGGAGCAGCTGAAGGAGtacctgaagaagaaggagaacgcCCCGCCGGCCAAACCCGTCAAGGAGTCTGACGACAAAGG GGATGAAAGTGGTGACGATGCAGAGAAAAAGAAGTTTGAAAATCAACTCTcag GCGCCATCATCATGGAGAAGCCGAACATCAAGTGGGAGGACGTCGCCGGCCTGGAGGGCGCCAAAGAGGCCTTGAAGGAAGCCGTGATCCTGCCCATCAAATTCCCTCACCTGTTCCAGGGCAAGCGGACCCCCTGGAGGGGGATCCTGCTGTTCGGCCCCCCGGGGACCGGCAAGTCCTACCTGGCGAAGGCGGTGGCCACGGAGGCCGGAAACTCCaccttcttctccatctcctcctccgacCTGGTGTCCAAGTGGCTGGGCGAGAGTGAAAA gctgGTGAAGTGCCTCTTCACGTTGGCCCGGGAGCACCGGCCGTCCATCATCTTCATCGACGAGATCGACTCGCTGTGCGGTTCCCGCAGCGAGAACGAGAGCGAGGCGGCGCGCAGGATCAAGACGGAGTTCCTCGTGCAGATGCAAG gcgtCGGAAACAACAACGAGGGCGTCCTGGTGCTCGGAGCCACCAACATCCCCTGGACGCTGGACTCGGCCATCCGGAGAAG GTTTGAGAAGAGGATCTACATCCCGCTGCCCGAGGCGCACGCCCGCTCCTTCATGTTCAAGCTGCATCTGGGCTCCACCCCCAGCACCCTGACGGAGGCGGACTACGTCACCTTGGGCCAAAAGACCGCCGGCTACTCCGGGGCGGACATCAGCGTCATCGTGAGGGACGCCCTCATGCAGCCGGTCAGGAAGGTCCAGTCCTCCACGCACTTCAAAAAG GTCCGCGGGTCATCGTGGAACAACCCCGACGTGGTGGTGGACGACCTCCTGACCCCGTGCTCGCCGGGCGACCCCAACGCCATCGAGATGACGTGGATGGAGGTCTCCGGGGAGAAGCTGCTGGAGCCGGTGGTGTGCATG CCCGACATGCTGCGCTCGCTCGCCACCACCAAGCCCACGGTGAACGACCAGGACTTGGACAAGCTCAAGAAGTTCACAGAGGACTTTGGTCAAGAAGGATGA